Proteins co-encoded in one Malus domestica chromosome 09, GDT2T_hap1 genomic window:
- the LOC103444154 gene encoding elongation factor Ts, mitochondrial has translation MAFRGGAKRSLGSILYSRVLPNTSYTFSTASAASSAANGRGFSTWVSSKRASFARAAESPASFPPKFASTRCGSGLFLRGFSVEASSADQMSLIKQLRERTSAPIKDVKAALIDSNWDIEAAQKELRRRGKVLASKKSSRMAAEGLLALAQNENKAAVIELNCETDFVARNDIFQYLALALAKKALLVEHSSQLDSGVFNIASEDLEDLKLDLEHPKVSGETTVQNAITEVAAVMGENVKLRRGIVMSTSSHGVVSTYLHTSPQPGLGRIAGILSLAVEDKITQLDAIQRIGSQLAMHVVAAKPLFLTKELVSSDALESEREILKSQAESTGKSQMAIEKMVEGRLRKYYEEVVLMEQKFIMDDTITIKKLLENLSKEVRSPVKIESFFRMEVGEGIQRLEASSTSEHVAQAV, from the exons ATGGCTTTTCGTGGAGGCGCAAAGCGTTCTCTGGGTTCAATCCTGTATAGCAGGGTGCTGCCGAACACTAGCTATACTTTTTCCACAGCTTCCGCTGCTTCTTCCGCTGCTAATGGGCGGGGGTTTTCTACCTGGGTTTCGAGCAAAAGAGCTTCATTTGCCCGCGCCGCGGAGAGTCCGGCCTCATTTCCTCCGAAATTTGCCAGTACCCGATGTGGGTCTGGTCTCTTTCTTAGAGGTTTCAGCGTGGAAGCTTCTTCTGCTGATCAAATGAGTCTCATTAAACAGCTGAGGGAGCGAACCAGTGCGCCGATCAAAGACGTTAAGGCTGCTCTCATTGATAGCAATTGGGACATTG AGGCTGCTCAGAAGGAATTGAGGAGGAGAGGGAAGGTTTTGGCGTCGAAAAAGTCATCTCGGATGGCTGCTGAGGGCTTGCTGGCTTTGGCTCAGAACGAGAACAAGGCTGCTGTTATTGAACTTAACTGTGAGACTGACTTTGTTGCTCGAAATGATATCTTTCAATACTTG GCCTTAGCTTTAGCAAAGAAAGCGTTGCTGGTTGAACATTCTTCTCAACTGGATTCTGGGGTCTTTAACATTGCCTCCGAGGATTTGGAG GACTTGAAGTTAGATCTTGAACATCCAAAAGTTAGTGGAGAAACAACTGTTCAGAATGCAATTACAGAAGTAGCTGCAGTAATGGGGGAAAACGTTAAACTTAGAAGGGGTATTGTGATGTCTACATCTTCACATGGTGTTGTTTCTACCTACCTCCATACAAGTCCTCAACCAG GTTTAGGTCGTATTGCTGGAATTTTATCTCTTGCAGTAGAGGACAAAATTACTCAATTGGATGCTATCCAGCGCATTGGTTCACAATTGGCAATGCATGTAGTGGCAGCGAAGCCTTTGTTCTTAACAAAGGAACTCGTTTCTTCTGATGCATTAGAAAGTGAGCGTGAAATTCTTAAGTCTCAG GCTGAAAGTACAGGGAAGTCTCAAATGGCAATCGAGAAAATGGTGGAAGGTCGCTTGCGTAAGTACTATGAGGAAGTTGTCCTTATGGAGCAGAAGTTTATTATGGATGATACCATAACTATAAAG AAACTTTTAGAAAATCTGTCTAAGGAAGTCAGATCACCTGTGAAGATCGAGAGCTTTTTCAGGATGGAAGTGGGAGAAGGAATTCAGAG GCTAGAAGCATCTAGTACATCGGAACATGTGGCTCAGGCTGTTTGA
- the LOC103444337 gene encoding uncharacterized protein, which produces MDTVESQSDEFWDVVGDTTYCETRLLDVLKIPKSEKYSKLWLDIKATVTVMVLPRDLGDEEELEDHYKVMLLEDDQMGQTTDVVEYEEKLEIDLLMEDNATKRTLDTISQELSKLIHVRSGNLLSAAATILRDARAVARDKSFVVSNGADQGRTNPVLVHMEAFISIDAVDDELPVDVQPAFVPASKSSIEKLERVKVEASSQGVCCSICLAEIVVGSEALGMPCLHFYHEECIVEWLEKSRFCPLCRFSMPTDDHYSS; this is translated from the coding sequence ATGGACACTGTGGAGAGCCAAAGTGATGAGTTCTGGGATGTGGTGGGCGATACCACATACTGTGAAACACGGCTACTCGACGTTTTGAAGATACCCAAATCGGAGAAATATTCCAAGTTGTGGCTCGATATCAAGGCCACCGTTACAGTAATGGTGCTGCCCAGGGATTTAGGGGATGAGGAGGAGTTGGAGGACCACTACAAAGTAATGTTACTAGAAGATGATCAAATGGGACAAACCACCGACGTCGTCGAGTACGAGGAAAAACTTGAGATTGACCTTTTGATGGAGGACAATGCCACAAAAAGGACTTTGGATACCATATCTCAGGAGCTATCCAAGCTGATCCACGTCCGTTCTGGGAATCTTTTATCCGCCGCGGCTACTATATTACGGGATGCGCGTGCTGTTGCAAGAGATAAGAGTTTTGTTGTTAGCAATGGTGCTGATCAAGGTCGCACCAACCCTGTACTTGTGCATATGGAGGCATTCATCAGCATTGATGCGGTTGACGACGAGCTGCCGGTTGATGTGCAGCCTGCGTTCGTGCCGGCGAGTAAATCTTCGATTGAGAAGTTAGAGAGGGTGAAAGTGGAAGCCTCGTCGCAGGGGGTTTGTTGCTCGATTTGTCTGGCGGAGATTGTGGTTGGTTCCGAAGCACTTGGTATGCCGTGTTTGCATTTTTACCACGAGGAGTGCATTGTCGAGTGGTTGGAGAAAAGCCGGTTCTGCCCGCTGTGCCGCTTCTCAATGCCTACTGACGATCATTACTCATCATGA